One window of the Triticum dicoccoides isolate Atlit2015 ecotype Zavitan chromosome 3B, WEW_v2.0, whole genome shotgun sequence genome contains the following:
- the LOC119277059 gene encoding probable protein ABIL5 isoform X1: MDAGSAGEAGRQEGTPMGPAAPFGRSSSSSGLGAKGGAAPQSFDGALRELKDLQSQLHQAADCCEKAFLATEKKQLILDSTKSYICNAVVAVIDHLGTVSSKLEHQLEDKAEITQTEQKINFLKQRLLTCEQYAISLQLLAVRADTGAVQYHRRYLSQSSERNNEENVAKSSRGGPEPFKLNSAVAPGSTRTLKPYDAESTIGREHAVAGSDVGNPASIARSFSFRAEDVHVAAGGHHKKKKKGSHGSNIMSFLKRSKRHG; encoded by the exons ATGGATGCGGGGAGCGCCGGCGAGGCGGGACGGCAGGAGGGGACTCCGATGGGCCCCGCGGCGCCGTTTGgcaggtcgtcgtcgtcgtcgggtcTCGGCGCGAAGGGCGGCGCAGCACCCCAGAGCTTCGACGGCGCGCTCAGA GAGCTCAAGGATCTGCAGTCCCAGCTGCACCAGGCGGCGGACTGCTGCGAGAAGGCGTTCCTCGCCACCGAGAAGAAGCAGCT AATCCTGGACAGTACAAAGAGCTACATCTGCAACGCGGTAGTAGCGGTGATTGATCATCTGGGGACCGTTTCATCCAAGCTTGAGCACCAGCTGGAAGACAAGGCTGAGATCACGCAAACAGAGCAAAAGATCAACTTCCTGAAGCAG AGGCTCTTGACATGCGAACAGTATGCAATTTCTCTCCAACTATTGGCCGTTCGTGCGGACACTGGCGCCGTTCAATATCATCGCCGTTATCTTTCGCAAT CTTCTGAAAGAAACAACGAGgaaaatgtcgccaagtcaag CAGAGGTGGCCCAGAACCCTTCAAGCTCAATAGCGCAGTGGCGCCAGGATCTACTCGCACTCTGAAGCCATATGATGCTGAATCAACCATCG GGAGGGAGCATGCCGTGGCGGGTTCAGACGTTGGAAACCCAGCATCCATAGCGAGGTCATTTTCCTTCAGAGCAGAG GATGTTCACGTTGCTGCAGGGGGTcaccacaagaagaagaagaaaggcagCCATGGCAGCAACATCATGTCATTTCTCAAAAGAAGCAAGCGACATGGGTAA
- the LOC119277059 gene encoding probable protein ABIL5 isoform X2 — protein sequence MDAGSAGEAGRQEGTPMGPAAPFGRSSSSSGLGAKGGAAPQSFDGALRELKDLQSQLHQAADCCEKAFLATEKKQLILDSTKSYICNAVVAVIDHLGTVSSKLEHQLEDKAEITQTEQKINFLKQRLLTCEQYAISLQLLAVRADTGAVQYHRRYLSQSSERNNEENVAKSRGGPEPFKLNSAVAPGSTRTLKPYDAESTIGREHAVAGSDVGNPASIARSFSFRAEDVHVAAGGHHKKKKKGSHGSNIMSFLKRSKRHG from the exons ATGGATGCGGGGAGCGCCGGCGAGGCGGGACGGCAGGAGGGGACTCCGATGGGCCCCGCGGCGCCGTTTGgcaggtcgtcgtcgtcgtcgggtcTCGGCGCGAAGGGCGGCGCAGCACCCCAGAGCTTCGACGGCGCGCTCAGA GAGCTCAAGGATCTGCAGTCCCAGCTGCACCAGGCGGCGGACTGCTGCGAGAAGGCGTTCCTCGCCACCGAGAAGAAGCAGCT AATCCTGGACAGTACAAAGAGCTACATCTGCAACGCGGTAGTAGCGGTGATTGATCATCTGGGGACCGTTTCATCCAAGCTTGAGCACCAGCTGGAAGACAAGGCTGAGATCACGCAAACAGAGCAAAAGATCAACTTCCTGAAGCAG AGGCTCTTGACATGCGAACAGTATGCAATTTCTCTCCAACTATTGGCCGTTCGTGCGGACACTGGCGCCGTTCAATATCATCGCCGTTATCTTTCGCAAT CTTCTGAAAGAAACAACGAGgaaaatgtcgccaagtcaag AGGTGGCCCAGAACCCTTCAAGCTCAATAGCGCAGTGGCGCCAGGATCTACTCGCACTCTGAAGCCATATGATGCTGAATCAACCATCG GGAGGGAGCATGCCGTGGCGGGTTCAGACGTTGGAAACCCAGCATCCATAGCGAGGTCATTTTCCTTCAGAGCAGAG GATGTTCACGTTGCTGCAGGGGGTcaccacaagaagaagaagaaaggcagCCATGGCAGCAACATCATGTCATTTCTCAAAAGAAGCAAGCGACATGGGTAA
- the LOC119277061 gene encoding uncharacterized protein LOC119277061 isoform X2 — MNTRHCDLPATANPLRPPREGSSAGTSIRLRAWTSKSIKSRSTWTRKHVAFEFAGGRDAEFDGGRRTSVEPSNIDNGGYSRPVVSVNFAFADFAARPSAIASADCRKTISDRLDLLCRMYF, encoded by the exons ATGAACACGCGCCACTGTGACCTGCCCGCCACCGCCAATCCTCTCCGGCCTCCACGA GAAGGGTCCTCGGCCGGAACCTCCATCAGGTTGCGTGCTTGGACCAGCAAATCCATCAAATCCCGGAGTACTTGGACCAGAAAACATGTCGCCTTCGAGTTCGCCGGAGGAAGAGACGCCGAGTTCGACGGAGGTAGAAGAACATCCGTCGAGCCGTCCAATATCGACAACGGCGGCTACAGCAGAC CCGTCGTCTCCGTCAACTTCGCCTTCGCTGACTTTGCCGCAAGGCCATCTGCCATCGCCTCTGCGGACTGCCGGAAGACCATCAGCGATCGCCTAGACCTACTTTGCCGCATGTACTTTTGA
- the LOC119277061 gene encoding uncharacterized protein LOC119277061 isoform X1: MNTRHCDLPATANPLRPPRKEGSSAGTSIRLRAWTSKSIKSRSTWTRKHVAFEFAGGRDAEFDGGRRTSVEPSNIDNGGYSRPVVSVNFAFADFAARPSAIASADCRKTISDRLDLLCRMYF, translated from the exons ATGAACACGCGCCACTGTGACCTGCCCGCCACCGCCAATCCTCTCCGGCCTCCACGA AAGGAAGGGTCCTCGGCCGGAACCTCCATCAGGTTGCGTGCTTGGACCAGCAAATCCATCAAATCCCGGAGTACTTGGACCAGAAAACATGTCGCCTTCGAGTTCGCCGGAGGAAGAGACGCCGAGTTCGACGGAGGTAGAAGAACATCCGTCGAGCCGTCCAATATCGACAACGGCGGCTACAGCAGAC CCGTCGTCTCCGTCAACTTCGCCTTCGCTGACTTTGCCGCAAGGCCATCTGCCATCGCCTCTGCGGACTGCCGGAAGACCATCAGCGATCGCCTAGACCTACTTTGCCGCATGTACTTTTGA